One genomic window of Vibrio natriegens NBRC 15636 = ATCC 14048 = DSM 759 includes the following:
- the yccS gene encoding YccS family putative transporter, which translates to MQATSKFRLYWANKTVNYSILILITLLGVVIPAWYFGQNTLITPLILGIIAAALAESDDSFTGRIKALILTFICFAVAAFSIEILFNTPLLFAIGLFISTFGFIMLGAIGPKYASIAFGSLLIAIYTMLGAHESPNLWFQPLLLLTGAAWYYFMSMIWQIFWPLQPVQQNLANVFFQMANYLDAKAKLFHPVINLEPQPMRIEAARLNAATVTALNACKATLLNRSKRGHIDGPSDRFLNIYFIAQDIHERVSSSHYRYQDLATEFERSDVLFRFKYLLESQARACRDIAQAIQLGNEYTHTNESILALAEVQNSLNYLEEQKQSHWKRLLGQLTYLFNNLATVEKQLSNINNPDAERLEEDMLDDTNPHTLKAMWQRISANLHRDSLLFRHALRMSIALTLGYGIIQAFDFDRGYWILLTTLFVCQPNYSATRQKLTARVIGTLAGLLVGVMLLTAFPSQESQLVFVVVSGVMFFAFRMNNYGYATGFITLLVLFLFNQLGEGYAVVLPRLADTIIGCMLAVGAVMFILPDWQSRRLHKVMSDAIDANKQYLGQIIGQYRVGKKDSLSYRIARRQAHNSDATLTSAISTMLAEPGKYRTAVDESFRFLTLNHAMLNYISALGAHRTRIDDNSIHKLVLDAHRCIHQHLDVLHQQLHQHCETCDLSDIEDAGLEQRLNEWRDEDDSSARMVLQQLHLIYRMLPELHSLASKFAVRVN; encoded by the coding sequence GTGCAAGCAACTTCTAAATTTCGCCTCTATTGGGCTAACAAAACCGTTAACTACAGTATTCTTATACTGATAACCTTATTAGGTGTTGTCATACCTGCCTGGTATTTCGGTCAAAATACATTGATTACGCCGCTGATATTGGGAATTATCGCCGCAGCGCTGGCGGAAAGTGACGACAGTTTTACCGGACGAATAAAAGCGCTAATCTTAACGTTCATCTGTTTTGCTGTTGCCGCGTTTTCAATTGAAATTCTGTTCAACACTCCGTTGTTGTTTGCCATCGGACTATTTATCTCTACGTTCGGATTCATCATGCTTGGTGCAATTGGCCCTAAGTACGCCAGTATTGCGTTTGGATCCTTACTTATCGCCATCTATACCATGCTTGGCGCCCATGAAAGCCCAAATTTATGGTTCCAACCACTGCTACTGTTAACTGGTGCGGCATGGTATTACTTCATGTCGATGATATGGCAGATTTTTTGGCCGCTGCAGCCCGTACAACAAAATCTGGCGAACGTTTTTTTCCAAATGGCGAATTATCTGGATGCAAAAGCAAAACTTTTCCATCCGGTGATTAACCTTGAACCGCAGCCTATGCGAATTGAAGCAGCACGCCTCAACGCAGCGACAGTGACGGCTCTCAATGCTTGTAAAGCCACGCTGCTTAACCGCTCGAAACGCGGTCATATCGATGGTCCAAGTGACCGATTTTTAAATATCTATTTTATCGCCCAAGACATTCACGAGCGCGTGAGTTCCAGTCATTATCGTTATCAAGATCTGGCAACTGAGTTTGAACGTTCGGATGTCCTATTTCGTTTTAAGTACCTGCTGGAATCTCAAGCGCGAGCGTGCCGGGATATAGCTCAGGCGATTCAACTTGGTAACGAGTACACTCACACCAATGAATCCATTCTCGCTTTAGCTGAGGTTCAAAACTCCCTTAACTATCTCGAAGAACAAAAGCAGAGTCACTGGAAACGACTATTAGGTCAGCTTACTTACCTATTCAATAACTTAGCTACTGTTGAAAAACAGCTGAGTAATATCAACAACCCTGATGCAGAAAGACTTGAAGAAGATATGCTGGACGACACCAATCCACATACTTTAAAAGCGATGTGGCAACGGATTTCAGCGAACCTCCATCGAGACTCCCTGCTGTTTCGCCATGCATTACGTATGTCGATTGCATTAACGCTTGGTTATGGAATTATTCAGGCGTTTGATTTTGACCGCGGATATTGGATTCTTTTAACGACCTTGTTTGTATGTCAGCCTAACTACAGTGCAACGCGCCAGAAGCTTACTGCCCGAGTAATTGGGACGTTGGCTGGCTTATTAGTTGGCGTGATGCTGCTCACCGCTTTTCCTTCTCAAGAAAGCCAATTGGTGTTCGTTGTCGTCTCCGGAGTGATGTTTTTCGCTTTTAGAATGAACAATTATGGCTATGCAACTGGCTTTATCACCCTGCTCGTATTGTTCCTTTTCAACCAGCTAGGCGAAGGCTACGCAGTTGTACTGCCTCGACTGGCCGATACAATTATTGGTTGTATGCTAGCGGTAGGAGCGGTCATGTTTATTCTTCCTGACTGGCAGTCCCGACGACTTCATAAAGTCATGTCAGATGCGATTGATGCAAACAAGCAATACCTTGGACAGATCATTGGTCAATACCGAGTCGGTAAAAAAGACAGCTTAAGTTATCGTATCGCACGTCGTCAGGCACATAATAGTGACGCAACGCTCACCTCCGCTATCAGTACCATGCTTGCTGAGCCAGGGAAATACAGAACCGCAGTTGATGAAAGTTTCCGTTTTCTCACTCTCAATCACGCTATGCTGAACTATATCTCTGCATTGGGTGCACATCGTACACGTATCGACGATAACTCAATTCATAAATTAGTGTTAGACGCCCACCGTTGTATTCATCAGCATTTGGATGTTCTTCATCAGCAGCTTCACCAGCACTGTGAAACATGTGATCTCTCGGATATTGAAGACGCTGGTCTGGAACAACGTTTAAATGAATGGCGGGACGAAGATGACAGCTCGGCTCGAATGGTGTTGCAACAACTCCACCTTATTTATCGCATGTTGCCGGAGTTACATTCACTGGCAAGTAAATTCGCTGTCCGCGTGAACTGA
- the torS gene encoding TMAO reductase system sensor histidine kinase/response regulator TorS, with the protein MLLATASIGRKLLLSFIAMAMLVMLSALIGMSGFSMVSKTERNVVDSAIPAMIEARQVSELSSRIISSVQTLSNAKNEFERQAAGRALFDQLEVLLSHIKKLGRDAFDSQLLDTLESHVQQVINNLGDLGTSVERKLYLAKEIETRVEEMRLLSEELEQLTRTQVQNTSTVAVANVTHIYGLLEANKKEQAYQALDALVEVDLDLTERLHEFHLLAFQVLNQIEEARTLTNLDRIQQVQADFANNLRIMKRRVQAVEDPTLSTRMGQLLTDLGERQVVFSILMHQYENNEQSQQLMQRTLELFAELNSTVNKLVDDSNTATSVAIDEMTSSLTFAQWSLAIISVVGLIVAILIVWRVVYVSVLKRLGEYSSALLSVAQGNLAVDLTVKGKDELAHMGRAIITARDTAQALKVVAEGEAKAKKELEEHKEHLEELVEQRTSQLKQANYRLNEEVLNHAKARKQAEQASRAKSAFLSTMSHEIRTPLNGVLGTARLLMDSGLNPLQKHYADIINRSGKTLLAIINDVLDYSKIEAGHLEIRHSDFDLHQLVQDTYQLMESRAKEKNLLFSYHIESDVNKYWKGDATRINQVLNNLVGNAIKFTQEGEIDIYVSLNPEDETQVLFEISDTGIGIADKEQTSLFDAFTQAEGGLSQTGGTGLGLAISKRIIEAMDGTLAFESEKGQGSRFWFSLPLEKSDEVKTNAVVNTPCEVKAKVLLVEDNEVNRVVAEGFLQSMGHEVVMAENGLQAEKILEKQDFDIALVDINLPDCNGADLIQRLKCIEQNKPQRQANSPTPMVAVSAHVFEEEVERYLEAGFDGYLPKPLVKESLEVMIQEQLDGKPLLLGQREQGSSHKEPVSTDDVLISVDNNPLAAEDIISPHVVLSDMKILGRERMLHIIDLFRTSSLDALNQLEIAAEKDDTREVRSLSHKLKGSSGSLGLNTLMRTLQSIEAAENPLEAYKQKKRVLADQVTASITALDELIAD; encoded by the coding sequence ATGCTGCTAGCAACCGCAAGTATCGGTCGTAAGCTTTTGCTCTCTTTTATTGCGATGGCAATGTTGGTCATGTTGTCTGCATTGATCGGCATGTCTGGCTTTTCGATGGTGTCGAAAACGGAAAGGAACGTGGTTGATTCTGCGATTCCTGCCATGATAGAAGCCCGACAGGTCTCTGAACTAAGTTCTCGTATTATTTCTTCTGTTCAGACGCTGTCTAACGCCAAAAATGAGTTCGAGCGACAAGCTGCGGGGCGAGCGCTTTTTGACCAGCTAGAAGTGTTGCTTTCTCATATCAAAAAGCTTGGAAGAGACGCGTTTGATTCCCAGCTACTCGATACGTTAGAAAGCCATGTTCAACAGGTTATTAATAACCTGGGTGATTTGGGCACATCGGTTGAACGTAAGCTCTATCTCGCTAAAGAGATAGAAACTCGGGTCGAAGAAATGCGTTTGCTCAGTGAGGAACTGGAACAACTGACCCGAACTCAAGTGCAAAACACCAGCACTGTCGCTGTCGCGAATGTGACTCACATTTATGGTCTGCTGGAAGCAAACAAAAAAGAACAGGCTTACCAAGCTCTGGATGCGTTGGTAGAAGTCGATTTGGATCTGACCGAACGGTTGCATGAGTTTCATCTGCTGGCGTTTCAGGTTCTCAACCAAATTGAAGAAGCGCGTACACTGACCAATCTAGATCGTATCCAACAAGTTCAGGCGGACTTCGCTAATAACCTTCGAATTATGAAGAGGCGCGTGCAGGCGGTGGAAGATCCGACGTTGTCGACGCGAATGGGGCAGCTGCTTACGGATCTTGGTGAACGTCAGGTCGTCTTTAGCATCTTAATGCATCAATATGAAAATAATGAGCAGTCTCAACAATTAATGCAAAGAACACTGGAGCTATTTGCTGAACTTAACAGTACTGTTAATAAGTTGGTTGATGATTCCAACACTGCCACGTCGGTTGCGATAGATGAAATGACCAGTTCACTCACATTTGCACAGTGGTCATTGGCGATTATTTCGGTGGTTGGCCTCATAGTGGCTATTTTAATTGTTTGGCGTGTTGTTTATGTGTCGGTGCTCAAGCGACTTGGGGAGTATTCATCAGCGTTGCTGTCGGTGGCGCAAGGCAACTTAGCAGTGGATCTGACAGTCAAAGGAAAAGATGAACTCGCGCATATGGGGCGAGCTATTATTACCGCAAGAGACACCGCTCAGGCGTTAAAAGTTGTTGCAGAAGGTGAGGCGAAGGCAAAGAAAGAACTCGAAGAGCATAAAGAACACCTTGAAGAATTGGTAGAGCAACGTACTTCTCAGCTAAAGCAAGCCAATTACCGCTTGAATGAAGAGGTATTAAACCACGCTAAAGCACGTAAGCAGGCAGAACAAGCTAGCCGGGCTAAGTCTGCCTTCCTTTCTACGATGAGCCATGAAATACGTACACCTTTGAATGGGGTGCTAGGAACCGCACGTTTGCTCATGGATTCAGGCTTGAATCCACTGCAAAAACACTATGCCGACATCATTAATCGAAGTGGTAAAACGTTACTTGCCATCATCAATGACGTTCTGGATTACTCAAAAATAGAAGCCGGCCATCTCGAAATACGTCATTCAGACTTCGACTTGCATCAACTGGTGCAAGACACTTACCAGCTAATGGAAAGTCGTGCCAAAGAAAAGAACTTGTTGTTCTCTTACCATATTGAAAGCGATGTGAATAAGTACTGGAAAGGTGACGCAACACGGATCAATCAGGTGCTGAATAATCTGGTTGGTAATGCGATAAAATTCACCCAAGAAGGGGAAATTGATATCTATGTGAGCCTCAATCCTGAAGACGAAACGCAAGTTCTGTTCGAAATTTCCGACACTGGTATTGGTATCGCGGATAAAGAGCAAACATCGCTGTTTGATGCCTTTACTCAAGCCGAAGGTGGATTGAGTCAAACTGGTGGAACGGGGCTTGGCCTTGCGATCAGTAAACGCATTATTGAAGCAATGGATGGCACGTTGGCGTTTGAATCAGAAAAAGGCCAAGGCAGTCGTTTTTGGTTCTCGTTGCCACTCGAAAAGAGCGACGAAGTAAAAACAAATGCGGTTGTAAATACGCCATGTGAAGTGAAAGCCAAAGTATTGCTGGTTGAAGATAACGAAGTAAACCGAGTGGTTGCGGAAGGCTTTCTGCAGAGCATGGGGCACGAAGTCGTCATGGCTGAAAACGGACTTCAGGCAGAAAAAATATTAGAAAAGCAGGATTTCGATATAGCGTTAGTCGACATCAATTTACCTGATTGCAACGGCGCCGATTTAATTCAGCGTCTTAAGTGCATTGAACAGAATAAGCCTCAACGACAAGCGAACTCGCCAACACCGATGGTTGCAGTTTCTGCTCATGTATTTGAAGAGGAAGTGGAACGCTATCTGGAGGCAGGGTTTGATGGTTACTTACCCAAGCCATTAGTGAAAGAATCTCTTGAAGTCATGATTCAAGAGCAGTTAGACGGCAAACCGTTGTTATTGGGCCAAAGAGAGCAGGGTTCATCGCATAAAGAACCCGTTTCCACAGACGATGTTTTGATATCTGTAGATAATAACCCGCTTGCTGCTGAAGATATTATTTCACCACACGTTGTGCTTTCTGATATGAAGATTTTGGGCAGAGAAAGAATGCTGCACATTATTGATTTATTCCGAACCAGCAGCCTGGATGCTCTCAATCAATTAGAGATAGCCGCAGAGAAAGATGACACACGTGAGGTGAGGTCCTTAAGCCATAAACTCAAAGGAAGTTCGGGTAGTTTAGGCTTAAACACGCTAATGAGAACGTTGCAGAGCATCGAAGCCGCTGAGAACCCGCTAGAAGCTTACAAGCAAAAGAAAAGGGTGCTTGCTGATCAAGTAACCGCATCGATAACCGCGCTTGATGAACTGATAGCGGATTAG
- a CDS encoding substrate-binding domain-containing protein: MATMKDIAKLAGVSTSTVSHVINKTRFVSEEISERVNNAAKELNYYAPSALARSLKVNRTQTIGMLVTTSTNPFFGEVVKGVERSCYQKGYSLILCNTEGDNERMRQSISTLLQKRVDGLILMCDSLEGERIDVFERYPDIPVVVMDWGPMLFTSDKIQDNSLRGGYLAVKHLIDCGHKQVGCITGPLIKHQAQMRYEGYKRAMLEAGLTFNPNWIIESDFECEGGYQALKKMSERGALPTAIFVSNDMMAMGVINAANELGINVPEDLSLIGYDDIHIAKFMSPSLTTIHQPKYRLGQAAVETLVRRLNDKSAEAEVVQLEPALVERKSVKMLF, encoded by the coding sequence ATGGCAACGATGAAAGACATCGCGAAACTGGCAGGGGTATCCACTTCTACGGTGAGCCATGTTATTAACAAAACTCGCTTTGTTAGTGAAGAGATCTCAGAGCGAGTTAATAACGCCGCAAAAGAACTCAATTATTATGCTCCATCAGCGTTAGCGCGCAGCCTCAAGGTCAATCGAACTCAAACTATTGGTATGTTGGTAACAACCTCTACCAACCCGTTCTTCGGTGAAGTCGTAAAGGGTGTCGAACGCAGTTGTTACCAAAAAGGTTATAGCCTTATCCTATGTAACACCGAAGGGGATAACGAACGTATGCGTCAATCCATTAGTACGCTGCTTCAAAAGCGTGTTGATGGTTTGATTCTGATGTGTGATTCATTGGAAGGGGAGCGTATTGATGTGTTCGAGCGATACCCTGATATCCCGGTTGTGGTTATGGACTGGGGACCAATGCTTTTTACCAGCGATAAGATTCAAGATAACTCGCTGCGTGGCGGATATCTTGCAGTGAAGCACCTGATAGATTGTGGGCATAAGCAGGTTGGCTGTATCACTGGCCCTCTGATCAAGCATCAGGCCCAAATGCGATATGAAGGTTACAAACGTGCCATGCTTGAAGCAGGCTTGACGTTTAATCCCAACTGGATCATCGAATCGGATTTTGAATGTGAAGGTGGCTATCAGGCTCTGAAAAAGATGTCTGAAAGGGGAGCACTACCGACTGCTATCTTCGTTTCCAACGACATGATGGCGATGGGGGTGATCAATGCGGCCAACGAGCTTGGTATCAACGTGCCAGAGGATCTTTCTCTCATTGGTTACGATGACATACATATCGCCAAATTTATGTCTCCATCACTGACAACCATTCACCAGCCTAAGTATCGATTGGGACAGGCCGCGGTTGAAACCTTGGTCAGACGGCTAAACGACAAATCAGCGGAAGCAGAAGTTGTCCAGTTAGAGCCTGCGTTAGTCGAGCGAAAGAGCGTAAAAATGCTTTTTTAG
- a CDS encoding methylglyoxal synthase, which translates to MQKTTRTMPAHKHVALVAHDNCKPELLRWVQENKEQLQRHFLYATGTTGHMLSKETGLAIKNMISGPMGGDQQIGALISEGKIDVLVFFWDPLNAVPHDPDVKALLRIASVWNIPVATNRATAKFIFNSPLIEQEVDIEVPDYEAYLSERT; encoded by the coding sequence ATGCAAAAAACAACTCGTACCATGCCTGCACACAAGCACGTGGCTTTAGTTGCGCACGATAACTGCAAACCTGAACTGCTTCGCTGGGTACAAGAAAACAAAGAACAACTTCAACGCCATTTCCTGTATGCGACAGGGACAACAGGGCATATGTTAAGCAAAGAAACAGGCTTGGCGATTAAAAATATGATCAGCGGCCCTATGGGTGGTGACCAACAGATTGGTGCTTTGATTTCGGAAGGTAAAATCGACGTACTGGTGTTTTTCTGGGATCCATTGAATGCCGTACCACATGATCCAGATGTAAAAGCGCTTCTTCGTATTGCCAGCGTTTGGAATATTCCAGTTGCGACCAACCGTGCAACTGCAAAATTCATTTTCAACTCTCCGCTTATCGAACAAGAAGTCGATATCGAAGTACCAGACTATGAAGCCTATCTGAGCGAGCGCACATAA
- the helD gene encoding DNA helicase IV, with protein sequence MQLTATSKAQFFIQNEYYHVEIKENSVLLSSIGSEEHIPFTVWNGKVNVKRGLLWSSLQFFSHEQDGKQRSWLVQGLPWPQCRKFALDAVRQYQDWHNNQCKKLAEYLPVWEEELYKLKHLPAYLSHSQVTSWVERLNQDLVEIKTTLEEAKLRMPNRMAEIEPWLVDTSETLEERNREWLESERPNWEVLFSRIESSPLNLSQQYAVLLNDDHNLVLAGAGSGKTSVLTARVAYLLQSHQAQSEELLMLAFGRDAATEMKERLVEKVGMAAEGTRVNTFHQLGLFILNQVEPQPVEISPLALDDNQRTAWCIDWLKKHWMTPTNFKRWQKHLDKWPIAYLKGDDELGSHSENPKLIAWLDSQLSHLAAVGLTKKQVQEKLVDHQEYTRLNSELALCWPCFTAWQKMLKETNQVDFPTMISRATEYVKKGKFVAPWRFVMVDEYQDISPDRLALIEALCESSEKQAGATLFAVGDDWQSIYQFAGADVDLITGFKDRFAYSTVHHLDTTYRFNNQIGNVANAFVQQNPAQLPKTLNSHKQRKQKSVHTAPSNQVEKILDQLNQQAKQTKSVLLLGRNHYHKPDLYDDWLRRFPNLDIRFMTCHASKGREADFVIILSVDEGQFPAKKKQVHIDGALTESNDKFPHAEERRLFYVAITRAKEKVWITHTGAGSAFIQELVAGDYPIITSR encoded by the coding sequence ATGCAGCTTACTGCCACCAGCAAAGCACAGTTTTTTATTCAAAATGAGTATTATCATGTCGAAATAAAAGAGAACAGTGTTTTATTAAGTTCCATAGGCAGTGAAGAGCATATTCCGTTTACCGTGTGGAATGGCAAAGTTAACGTCAAGCGTGGTTTGCTGTGGAGCTCGCTACAATTCTTTTCTCACGAACAAGATGGTAAGCAGCGAAGCTGGCTGGTTCAGGGATTACCATGGCCACAATGCAGAAAATTCGCGCTTGATGCGGTGCGCCAGTATCAGGACTGGCACAACAATCAGTGTAAAAAGTTAGCCGAATACCTTCCTGTATGGGAAGAGGAACTCTATAAGTTAAAACACCTGCCTGCTTATCTTTCACACTCCCAGGTTACGTCCTGGGTTGAGCGTTTAAACCAAGATCTCGTGGAAATTAAAACGACTTTGGAAGAAGCAAAATTACGCATGCCGAACCGCATGGCAGAAATTGAACCTTGGCTTGTTGATACTTCTGAGACGTTAGAAGAGCGAAATCGAGAGTGGTTGGAGAGTGAACGTCCAAACTGGGAGGTGCTGTTCAGCCGTATTGAGTCTTCACCATTGAACCTGTCTCAGCAATATGCCGTACTGCTCAACGATGATCACAATCTGGTGCTCGCAGGTGCCGGTTCTGGTAAAACCAGCGTCCTTACTGCACGGGTTGCATACTTACTTCAAAGCCATCAGGCACAATCTGAAGAACTGCTAATGCTTGCTTTCGGGCGAGACGCCGCGACAGAGATGAAAGAGCGCTTGGTTGAAAAAGTAGGTATGGCGGCAGAGGGCACTCGTGTAAACACCTTCCATCAATTAGGGTTGTTCATACTGAATCAAGTCGAACCACAGCCCGTAGAGATCAGCCCATTAGCGTTGGACGATAACCAACGTACGGCGTGGTGTATTGATTGGCTTAAAAAGCATTGGATGACTCCTACAAACTTCAAGCGCTGGCAAAAGCATTTGGACAAGTGGCCTATTGCCTATTTGAAAGGGGATGACGAGCTGGGTAGCCATTCTGAGAACCCTAAACTGATTGCGTGGTTGGACTCACAACTGTCACATCTGGCGGCGGTTGGATTAACCAAAAAGCAGGTTCAAGAAAAACTGGTCGATCATCAAGAGTACACTCGATTAAATAGTGAGCTCGCGCTGTGTTGGCCATGTTTTACTGCCTGGCAAAAAATGCTCAAAGAGACGAATCAGGTTGATTTCCCAACGATGATCAGTCGAGCGACTGAGTATGTGAAAAAAGGTAAGTTTGTCGCTCCTTGGCGCTTTGTTATGGTCGATGAGTATCAAGATATCTCTCCTGATCGTTTAGCGTTAATAGAAGCGCTGTGCGAATCCAGTGAGAAACAAGCGGGTGCAACATTATTTGCAGTAGGGGATGACTGGCAATCCATTTATCAGTTTGCCGGAGCTGATGTCGATCTGATTACTGGCTTTAAAGACAGATTTGCGTATTCGACGGTTCATCATCTTGACACAACTTATCGCTTTAACAATCAGATTGGTAATGTGGCCAATGCGTTTGTACAGCAAAACCCAGCGCAGTTACCTAAGACTCTAAATAGCCACAAACAACGTAAGCAAAAAAGTGTCCACACCGCGCCAAGTAACCAAGTGGAGAAAATCCTCGACCAGTTAAACCAGCAGGCGAAGCAAACTAAATCGGTGTTGCTGCTTGGACGTAATCATTATCATAAACCAGATTTATATGATGACTGGCTAAGACGGTTCCCGAACCTTGATATTCGCTTTATGACATGTCACGCGAGTAAAGGGCGTGAAGCGGACTTCGTTATTATCCTGTCGGTAGATGAAGGGCAATTCCCAGCGAAGAAAAAGCAAGTCCATATTGATGGTGCCTTGACGGAATCTAACGATAAGTTTCCGCATGCCGAAGAGCGCCGATTATTCTATGTTGCGATTACCCGAGCGAAAGAAAAAGTGTGGATTACCCATACAGGCGCTGGTTCTGCGTTCATTCAGGAGCTGGTTGCAGGGGACTACCCAATCATTACTTCGCGCTAA
- the cueR gene encoding Cu(I)-responsive transcriptional regulator — protein MNIGAVAKLTGLSSKSIRLYEDKGIISPPARSDSGYREYSDNHIQELNLVSRAKHAGFSLQECKEFVQLAHNPNRKSSEVKARTMDKLKEVEEKIAHLLEMKQQLESWVSSCPGDAKSRCPIIDELTK, from the coding sequence ATGAATATTGGTGCTGTAGCCAAACTGACCGGCCTTTCCTCTAAGTCTATCCGTCTGTATGAGGATAAAGGGATTATTTCACCACCGGCTCGCAGTGATTCTGGATATCGAGAGTATTCTGACAACCACATCCAAGAGCTCAATCTGGTTTCACGCGCAAAACATGCAGGATTCTCACTGCAAGAGTGCAAAGAGTTTGTTCAACTCGCACACAACCCAAATCGAAAAAGCAGTGAAGTTAAAGCTCGTACGATGGATAAATTAAAAGAAGTTGAAGAGAAAATAGCGCACCTGCTAGAGATGAAGCAACAGCTAGAAAGCTGGGTATCTTCCTGCCCTGGTGACGCAAAAAGTCGTTGTCCTATCATTGACGAACTGACCAAATAA
- a CDS encoding YgjV family protein produces MEMNMVEILGYAASIMVAISLTMKDIVKLRILNFIGCGLFTAYGLMIDSWPVVLTNGFIACVNVYFLAKMHQEKSNLEPEKAQ; encoded by the coding sequence ATGGAAATGAATATGGTTGAAATTCTAGGTTATGCGGCTTCTATCATGGTTGCTATCTCGCTTACTATGAAAGACATCGTTAAACTTCGTATCCTTAACTTTATCGGTTGTGGTCTATTTACCGCTTACGGCCTTATGATTGATTCATGGCCAGTTGTACTAACCAACGGCTTTATTGCATGTGTTAACGTGTACTTCCTAGCTAAAATGCATCAGGAAAAGAGCAACCTAGAGCCTGAAAAAGCTCAATAG
- the torT gene encoding TMAO reductase system periplasmic protein TorT produces MVINQSLLRSIIKHFVLAGALFASLPSLAEEKICAIYPHLKDSYWLSVNYGMVSEAEKQGVHLRVLEAGGYPVKHRQEQQLKLCHRWGADAIILGTVDPHAYEHNLTNLVGNTPVFATVNQLILDKKQSPLLKGEVGVDWYWMGHEAGKYLAERHPKGSGNTNIALLLGPRTRGGTKPVATGFYDAIKDSDIHVVTTLWADNDKELQRNLVQRIIDQGNIDFIVGSAVAIEAAISELRSADKASEIGLVSVYLSHGVYRGLLRNKVLFAATDKMVEQGRLSLIQATRYLRDLPYEKHASPSIIPLTPTTLDEDTIQESLSPSEYRPTFSVKPID; encoded by the coding sequence ATGGTTATTAATCAAAGCTTGCTTCGCTCAATTATCAAACACTTCGTCCTCGCCGGAGCATTATTCGCATCCCTACCGTCGCTAGCTGAAGAAAAAATTTGTGCCATTTACCCACATCTAAAAGATTCGTATTGGTTGTCTGTCAATTACGGCATGGTTTCCGAAGCAGAAAAACAAGGGGTTCACCTTCGCGTATTGGAAGCCGGTGGATATCCGGTTAAACACCGTCAGGAACAACAACTCAAGCTGTGTCATCGATGGGGTGCCGACGCCATCATTTTGGGTACGGTCGACCCTCATGCCTATGAACACAACTTAACCAATTTAGTGGGTAACACCCCCGTATTCGCAACAGTCAACCAGCTCATTCTAGATAAAAAACAGAGTCCTCTGCTAAAAGGTGAAGTCGGAGTGGATTGGTATTGGATGGGACATGAAGCAGGAAAGTATTTAGCCGAACGTCATCCCAAAGGTTCTGGCAATACCAATATCGCTTTGTTGCTTGGCCCGCGTACTCGCGGTGGAACAAAACCGGTAGCGACGGGCTTTTACGACGCCATAAAAGACAGCGATATCCACGTTGTTACGACTTTGTGGGCGGATAACGACAAAGAGTTACAGCGTAACCTAGTACAACGCATCATTGACCAAGGCAATATTGACTTCATCGTTGGAAGCGCTGTGGCCATTGAGGCAGCGATCAGTGAGCTGCGCAGTGCCGATAAAGCGAGTGAGATTGGCTTGGTTTCCGTCTATTTAAGTCACGGCGTTTATCGTGGCTTACTGCGTAATAAGGTACTCTTTGCAGCAACGGATAAAATGGTTGAGCAAGGTCGTCTATCCCTCATTCAGGCAACACGCTACTTGAGAGACTTACCTTATGAAAAACATGCGTCACCGAGCATCATACCACTGACACCAACAACGCTTGACGAAGATACAATTCAGGAATCGTTATCCCCATCCGAATATAGGCCAACATTCAGTGTCAAGCCTATTGATTGA